AAGCGCTGGTTTGGGTGGGGAAATGGAGGGACAAGCTGAAACAACCGATTTGAGGTGGCCGTCGTATCTCACTTGATGCAAACACGTCTGACCTGTTTTATATCCGTGACTCCCTGAAGGGCCTTTTCGATTCCGTCCTGAAGAAGAGTGGTCATCTCCTCTTCCATGCCCGTTTCCCGTACGACCTCAACGGTATCGCGCTTCTGAATGTGGCGGCGGATGCGGTTGGAGTTCAACAGCAGTTCGTGGATGGCCATCCGCCCCTTGTAACCCGAGTTGTCACATGCATCGCATCCTTTCGGTTTGTAAAGCATAAGGTTATCACGATAGGGAATGTTCAGTTTCTTGAACTGGGCTTCACCGTATATTTCCACAATTTCCTTGTATTCATCAAGGGTGGGATGATAAGCCACCTTGCAGTTTTTGCACAGGGTTCGCACCAGCCGCTGGGCAAGGACACCCAACAGGGAGTCGGCGAAGTTCAATGGATCGATTCCCATATCCAAAAGGCGAACGATCGTCTCCGGGGCGCTGTTCGTGTGCAGGGTGCTGAAAACCAAATGACCCGTGAGGGATGCTTCAATACCGATCTTCGCTGTTTCGAAA
This DNA window, taken from Deltaproteobacteria bacterium, encodes the following:
- a CDS encoding type II/IV secretion system protein, whose protein sequence is VADVVVRILASGDVITPRDMALSKRNHAELVNILVKPYGMILVVGPTGSGKTTMLHAALGHINTPEKKIWTAEDPVEITQYGLRQVQVQPKIGFDFAAAMRSFLRADPDVIMVGEMRDFETAKIGIEASLTGHLVFSTLHTNSAPETIVRLLDMGIDPLNFADSLLGVLAQRLVRTLCKNCKVAYHPTLDEYKEIVEIYGEAQFKKLNIPYRDNLMLYKPKGCDACDNSGYKGRMAIHELLLNSNRIRRHIQKRDTVEVVRETGMEEEMTTLLQDGIEKALQGVTDIKQVRRVCIK